The Leucobacter chromiiresistens genome window below encodes:
- a CDS encoding FdhF/YdeP family oxidoreductase: MSPKAPREDFSDADIEVTEPKDYAAGMGGVFHSMEPAVKTLGLARTAKLMTKINHKDGFDCMSCAWPDPEHRKIAEFCENGGKAVTWEATPVTVPRAFWKEHSLTSLEDKTEYWLGMQGRITEPVYKPAGSDHYEPVSWDRAFDIAAGHLNALDHPDEASFYTSGRASNEAAFIYQLFARVLGTNNLPDCSNMCHESTGTAMTYTVGIGKSTIAYNDFLESDLIVIMGQNPGTNHPRMLTALEEAKENGASVVAVNPLPEAGLLGYKDPQKVRGYVGKPIQIADQFLQIRSGGDAALLQAVSKRVIEAERRAPGTVLDHEFIAEHCDGFEAFAEHIVQVDDAAVERATGLSAAEIDEFAERYLRADRVIIAWAMGITQHRRSVDTIKEIINLLLLRGNIGRPGAGASPIRGHSNVQGDRTMGVWEQMPDSFLDALGAEFSFEPPREHGVDAVQGIRALDEGRIKVWFGLGGNLLGAISDTNLAESAMRKTRLSVQLSTKLNRSHVITGEEALILPVLGRTEVDVQLSGPQYVTVEDTVCAVHASHGQVPPISEQVRSEIAIIAGIAHATLGSRHGIDWLAMIDDYDVIRDHISRVVPGCEDYNARTRRKDGFLLPNGPRDERRFDTATGKARITVNELEHVECPPGRLILQTVRSHDQFNTTIYSLNDRYRGIKKGRSVIFVHPDDLAELGLSDGQTVDIFSEWKDQPDRVLRGFRTVAYPTARGCAAAYFPEANVLVPLDSTALESGTPVSKAVVVRLEPSNTPVGVGRPVTV; this comes from the coding sequence ATGAGCCCGAAGGCCCCCCGCGAAGACTTCTCCGACGCCGACATCGAGGTCACCGAGCCGAAGGACTACGCCGCCGGCATGGGCGGGGTCTTCCACTCGATGGAGCCCGCAGTGAAGACGCTGGGCCTCGCCCGCACGGCGAAGCTCATGACGAAGATCAACCACAAGGACGGCTTCGACTGCATGAGCTGCGCGTGGCCCGACCCGGAGCACCGCAAGATCGCCGAGTTCTGCGAGAACGGCGGCAAGGCCGTGACGTGGGAGGCGACCCCCGTCACCGTGCCGCGCGCGTTCTGGAAGGAGCACTCGCTCACCTCCCTCGAGGACAAGACCGAGTACTGGCTGGGCATGCAGGGCCGGATCACCGAGCCGGTCTACAAGCCGGCCGGTTCCGATCACTACGAGCCGGTGAGCTGGGATCGCGCGTTCGACATCGCCGCCGGGCACCTGAACGCCCTCGATCACCCCGACGAGGCGTCGTTCTACACGAGCGGGCGCGCTTCGAACGAGGCGGCGTTCATCTACCAGCTCTTCGCGCGCGTGCTCGGCACGAACAACCTGCCCGACTGCTCGAACATGTGCCACGAGTCGACCGGCACCGCGATGACCTACACGGTGGGCATCGGCAAGTCGACGATCGCGTACAACGACTTCCTCGAGTCCGATCTCATCGTCATCATGGGCCAGAATCCGGGCACCAACCACCCCCGCATGCTCACCGCGCTCGAAGAGGCTAAGGAAAACGGCGCCAGCGTCGTCGCGGTGAACCCGCTGCCCGAGGCCGGGCTGCTCGGGTACAAGGATCCGCAGAAGGTGCGCGGCTACGTCGGCAAGCCGATACAGATCGCCGACCAGTTCCTGCAGATCCGCTCCGGGGGTGACGCGGCCCTGCTGCAGGCCGTCTCCAAGCGGGTGATCGAGGCCGAGCGGCGAGCGCCGGGCACGGTGCTCGATCACGAGTTCATCGCCGAGCACTGCGACGGCTTCGAGGCGTTCGCCGAGCACATCGTGCAGGTCGACGACGCCGCCGTCGAACGCGCGACCGGGCTGTCGGCCGCGGAGATCGACGAGTTCGCGGAGCGCTACCTGCGCGCCGACCGGGTGATCATCGCGTGGGCGATGGGCATCACGCAGCATCGCCGCAGCGTCGACACGATCAAGGAGATCATCAACCTGCTGCTGCTGCGCGGCAACATCGGGCGCCCGGGCGCGGGCGCCTCCCCCATCCGCGGGCACTCGAACGTGCAGGGCGACCGCACGATGGGGGTCTGGGAGCAGATGCCCGACTCCTTCCTCGACGCGCTCGGCGCGGAGTTCTCATTCGAGCCGCCGCGGGAGCACGGCGTGGACGCCGTGCAGGGCATCCGCGCGCTCGACGAGGGGCGCATCAAGGTCTGGTTCGGGCTCGGCGGCAATCTGCTCGGCGCCATCTCGGATACGAACCTGGCCGAGTCGGCGATGCGCAAGACGCGGCTGAGCGTGCAGCTGTCGACGAAGCTCAACCGGTCGCACGTGATCACGGGCGAGGAGGCGCTGATCCTCCCGGTGCTCGGGCGCACGGAGGTGGACGTGCAGCTCAGCGGCCCCCAGTACGTCACGGTCGAGGACACGGTCTGCGCGGTCCACGCATCGCACGGGCAGGTGCCGCCCATCTCCGAGCAGGTGCGGTCGGAGATCGCGATCATCGCCGGCATCGCCCACGCGACGCTCGGCTCCCGGCACGGCATCGACTGGCTCGCCATGATCGACGACTACGACGTGATCCGGGATCACATCTCGCGCGTCGTGCCGGGCTGCGAGGACTACAACGCGCGAACGCGCCGGAAGGACGGCTTCCTGCTGCCCAACGGCCCCCGCGACGAGCGGCGCTTCGACACCGCGACGGGGAAGGCCCGCATCACGGTGAACGAGCTGGAGCACGTCGAGTGCCCGCCCGGCCGGCTGATCCTGCAGACCGTCCGATCGCACGATCAGTTCAACACGACGATCTACAGCCTCAACGACCGGTACCGGGGCATCAAGAAGGGGCGCTCGGTGATCTTCGTGCACCCCGACGACCTCGCCGAGCTCGGTCTCTCGGACGGGCAGACGGTCGACATCTTCAGCGAGTGGAAGGATCAGCCCGATCGCGTGCTGCGGGGGTTCCGCACCGTGGCGTACCCGACGGCGCGCGGATGCGCCGCCGCGTACTTCCCGGAGGCGAACGTGCTGGTGCCGCTCGACAGCACCGCGCTCGAGAGCGGCACCCCGGTCTCGAAGGCGGTCGTGGTGCGGCTCGAGCCCTCGAACACGCCCGTGGGGGTGGGCCGGCCGGTCACGGTGTGA